In Stenotrophomonas sp. 169, one DNA window encodes the following:
- the fliP gene encoding flagellar type III secretion system pore protein FliP (The bacterial flagellar biogenesis protein FliP forms a type III secretion system (T3SS)-type pore required for flagellar assembly.), which produces MLLLPALAFAVPGAPATPLPDVNVGRIGGQPVSLPLQTLLLMTAITLIPSMLLVLTAFTRIIVVLALLRQALGTGQTPSNQVMLGLALFLTAMIMLPTWDKAWSTGMAPYLDGQIDFQSAWTLTTQPLRAFMLAQIRETDLMTFAGIAGHGTYASPDAVPFPVLVASFVTSELKTAFEIGFLIFIPFVIIDLVVASVLMSMGMMMLSPMLVSAPFKILLFVLVDGWVLTVGTLAASFNPS; this is translated from the coding sequence ATGCTGCTGCTGCCCGCACTGGCCTTCGCGGTGCCGGGTGCGCCGGCCACGCCGCTGCCCGACGTGAATGTCGGCCGCATCGGTGGGCAGCCGGTCAGCCTGCCGCTGCAGACCCTGCTGCTGATGACCGCGATCACCCTGATCCCGTCGATGCTGCTGGTGCTCACCGCGTTCACCCGCATCATCGTCGTGCTGGCCCTGCTGCGGCAGGCGCTGGGCACCGGCCAGACGCCCTCCAACCAGGTCATGCTCGGCCTTGCCCTGTTCCTGACCGCGATGATCATGTTGCCGACCTGGGACAAGGCCTGGAGCACCGGCATGGCGCCTTACCTGGACGGGCAGATTGATTTCCAGTCCGCCTGGACGCTTACCACGCAGCCACTGCGCGCCTTCATGCTGGCGCAGATCCGCGAAACCGACCTGATGACCTTTGCCGGCATCGCCGGCCATGGCACCTATGCCAGTCCAGACGCGGTGCCCTTCCCGGTGCTGGTGGCGTCCTTCGTCACCAGCGAGCTGAAGACCGCCTTCGAAATCGGCTTCCTGATCTTCATCCCCTTCGTGATCATCGATCTGGTCGTGGCCAGCGTGCTGATGTCGATGGGCATGATGATGCTGTCGCCCATGCTGGTGTCGGCGCCTTTCAAGATCCTGTTGTTCGTGCTGGTCGATGGCTGGGTGCTGACCGTCGGCACACTGGCCGCCAGCTTCAATCCTTCCTGA